The following is a genomic window from Capnocytophaga stomatis.
CCGGTGGCAGACTGGTTGTTTTGGAGACTTCTGTGCCTGAAAAGTTTCCTTTCCGTCAAGGATATTTTGCTTACACCAAATTTATTATGCCTTTAATTGGTAAAGTTTTCTCGAAAGACCGTTCGGCATATACTTATCTGTCAAAATCGGCTTCGGCTTTTCCTTACGGAAAAAAATTCAAAGCTATTTTGGATAAAATCGGATATGCTCAAACCAAATATTATCCAAAAACTCTGGGTGGAGTGGCTACTATTTATGTAGGAAATAAACCTAATACACTTTAAGATGAAAAAAATCTGTATATTTTCCATTCTTTTTCTCCTCTTTGTCGGGAGTTTTTCTGTTTGGGGACAACGAAGAGGTCCGCTTATGAATTTGGAACATTTCGACGAGAAACCGTTACAATGGGGTTACTATTTCGGCGGAAATATGTTTGATTTCAAATTCGATTATAATGATTTGGACTATGGAACTCCCACAATACGTGAAGTCAAAACCGTTAAAAATTGGGGTTTTAACGTAGGGTTATCAGGCTCAATGCGACTTATGAAATATCTTGACCTTCGGCTTGAACCCGGTTTGGTTTATAACAAACGTGACCTCTATTTTCCCGGTATGAATGAAAAGAGAGATTATCTGCGTAATGTAAGATCTACTTATATTTATATCCCTTTGCTGGTAAAATTTAGTTCGGAACGTTGGCATAATGTTAAGCCTTATCTGACTGCCGGAGCTTCGATGGCTATCAATTTAAGTAGCAATTACAACTTGAATATTGATAATTACGAACGTATTTTCAGAACACAAAGAAGTGTTTTCTTTTATGAAATGGGAATAGGGTTGGATATTTATACACCTTTCTTTCGGCTTTCTCCCTCAATACGAGCTTTGTTTTCAGTAAATAACGAACTCATTCCTGATGATAATGCTTCAAGCCCTTGGACAGGAAATTTAGGCGGAATAAAATCACGAGGTTTTTTAATTAATCTCACTTTTGAATAATCCTTACACAAAAAAGAGCAATAATAATGAAAAAAATTATAACTTTCACACTATTATTAAGTACTTATATTGGTTTCTCACAAAACTACAAATATCCTATGGCGAGCCCGAGACAAGTAATTTCTCAACAATTTTCGGTAACAAAAATATCTGTTGATTACGGGCGACCAAGCGTTCGTGGGCGTAAAATTTTTGGAGAATTAGTCCCTTATGGAAAGATTTGGCGTGTGGGAGCTAATGAAGCTACCAACATTACCTTTGAACAAAGCGTTCTGTTTGGTGGTAAACCCACAAAATTAGGCAGATATGCTATTTTCATAACTCCGGAGGAACACGAATGGAATGTGGTTTTAAACTATGATGCAGATGCCTGGGGGGCTTACAGTTACGACCCAAATGAAAATGCTATCGAAATTAAAGTTCCTGTTCAAGCTCAGAAAGAATTACAAGAATCATTGGAGATTTCCTTTGAAAGTATTAGCCAAACGAAGATTAGTTTAGTCATCCGATGGGAATATTTAAAAGCTGAAATCCCTATTG
Proteins encoded in this region:
- the porT gene encoding type IX secretion/gliding motility protein PorT/SprT, translating into MKKICIFSILFLLFVGSFSVWGQRRGPLMNLEHFDEKPLQWGYYFGGNMFDFKFDYNDLDYGTPTIREVKTVKNWGFNVGLSGSMRLMKYLDLRLEPGLVYNKRDLYFPGMNEKRDYLRNVRSTYIYIPLLVKFSSERWHNVKPYLTAGASMAINLSSNYNLNIDNYERIFRTQRSVFFYEMGIGLDIYTPFFRLSPSIRALFSVNNELIPDDNASSPWTGNLGGIKSRGFLINLTFE
- a CDS encoding DUF2911 domain-containing protein, whose product is MKKIITFTLLLSTYIGFSQNYKYPMASPRQVISQQFSVTKISVDYGRPSVRGRKIFGELVPYGKIWRVGANEATNITFEQSVLFGGKPTKLGRYAIFITPEEHEWNVVLNYDADAWGAYSYDPNENAIEIKVPVQAQKELQESLEISFESISQTKISLVIRWEYLKAEIPIEVDNVENINKIIDHLKEIKQVERDMGV